The proteins below come from a single Aegilops tauschii subsp. strangulata cultivar AL8/78 chromosome 6, Aet v6.0, whole genome shotgun sequence genomic window:
- the LOC109742335 gene encoding small ribosomal subunit protein eS30z/eS30y/eS30x: protein MGKVHGSLARAGKVRGQTPKVAKQDKKKQPRGRAHKRIQYNRRFVTAVVGFGKKRGPNSSEK, encoded by the exons ATGG GTAAGGTGCACGGATCGCTGGCTCGCGCCGGAAAGGTGCGGGGCCAGACGCCCAAGGTGGCGAAGCAGGACAAGAAGAAGCAGCCGCGCGGCCGCGCCCACAAGCGCATCCAGTACAACCGCCGCTTCGTCACCGCCGTCGTCGGCTTCGGCAAGAAGCGCGGCCCCAACTCCTCCGAGAAGTAG
- the LOC109742343 gene encoding 18S rRNA (guanine-N(7))-methyltransferase RID2, whose translation MPRPEVQAPPEIFYNESEARKYTTSSRIIEIQARISERALELLALPDDGVPKMLLDIGCGSGLSGETLTEHGHHWIGCDISQSMLDVALERETEGDLLLADMGEGLGLRPGVMDGAISISAVQWLCNADKSSHEPRLRLKAFFGSLYRCLARGARAVLQFYADNVKQTEMLVSFAMKAGFAGGVVIDWPHSSKAKKSYLVLTCGTSSIASLPKGKGEDGEMCSSDDDDDGDESNDDQTVGTYGRNRSNKRQKVNKKNGRGKDWLLRKKEQMRKRGRDVPADTKYTGRKRKTRF comes from the exons ATGCCGCGGCCGGAGGTGCAGGCGCCGCCGGAGATATTCTACAACGAGTCGGAGGCGCGCAAGTACACCACCTCCTCCCGCATCATCGAAATCCAG GCGAGGATCTCGGAGAGGGCGCTGGAGCTGCTCGCGCTCCCCGACGACGGCGTCCCCAAGATGCTGCTCGACATCG GGTGCGGTTCCGGACTCAGCGGTGAGACGCTGACGGAGCACGGCCACCACTGGATCGGCTGTGATATCTCACAGTCCATGCTTG ATGTTGCTCTGGAGCGGGAGACGGAGGGAGATCTCCTGCTCGCAGACATGGGCGAG GGCTTAGGCTTGCGCCCAGGAGTTATGGATGGTGCCATTAGTATTTCAGCAGTCCAG TGGTTATGCAATGCGGACAAGTCTTCTCATGAACCAAGATTGCGGTTAAA GGCTTTCTTTGGATCACTATATAGATGCTTAGCAAGGGGAGCAAGGGCCGTTCTACAGTTTTATGCTGATAATGTGAAACAAACCGAAATGCTCGTGTCTTTTGCCATGAAAGCTGGATTTGCTGGTGGAGTGGTTATTGACTGGCCTCATAG TTCAAAAGCAAAGAAGTCCTACCTTGTCCTCACTTGTGGTACATCTTCTATCGCATCTCTTCCAAAGGGGAAAGGTGAAGATGGTGAGATGTGCAGCagtgatgatgacgatgatggtGATGAGAGCAACGATGACCAAACA GTTGGCACATATGGACGGAACAGGTCAAACAAGAGGCAGAAGGTGAACAAGAAGAACGGCAGGGGCAAGGATTGGCTGCTGAGGAAAAAGGAGCAGATGAGGAAAAGAGGACGCGACGTCCCCGCCGACACGAAATACACAGGGCGGAAGCGGAAAACCCGCTTCTAA
- the LOC109742342 gene encoding uncharacterized protein has translation MLLWRRKCVAECRRHARALPAAQPSPPARRCRRRLSVLAAWAHQPDDDATSSGEERPSCAPPGEVSWRRGCAPGEIARRRSSAPSLSSAGVVRTLQRLERKPAIAFAYFKDTESIGFRHDPATYAEIIRVLSHKGQGRMLFSLFSEILSPADGGGGGPEIVPLMDQLRSTCTTSYALLFATDCLITTCTTCCSAQDTIGLFGDLCRLGIVPAVWTCNILLKFAAEGGDSEVVVSAYDQIKEFGLTLDAHALVLITRSLFREKKADKAFQMWVEMIEMGVKPDVIAYSSFITGLCDCGKVDLAYAILQEINREGIQVEDMAYNMVMDGLCKEMRLQEAEMLLENKTRQGFTPDTYGYSYLIRSYGKAGNLLKVLDHYQAMVSHGFETNCHIASYLLQCFMKLGMTSQVTEHFQKLRDSGLHLDGVLYNIAMDAYCKDGNMDEAVKLLREMKAEGLTPDRFHYTCVIKGYCLKGDVPNARQAFEVMLKANVKPDVVTYNILASGFCKNGLVTEVFDLLDHMADRGLEPNSLTYGIIIDGFCRSGNLSEAEVLFNIVEEKGIERIEVLYSSMVCGYLHSGWTDHAYMLFLRVAKQGKFVDRFACSKLMNDLCRDGNAQGASTVCSMMLENNVIPDVISYTKLISAYCQTGDMHNALLWFHDMVQRGLSVDVIVYTVLMNGYCKVGQMEEACKLFDQMTSLGIKPDVIAYTMLLDGHLKEYLQRCWQGVSKERRIYVLRTKQNRLLSSMKKMEIEPDVPFYTVLIDGYCKAGDFEKARGEFDEVLQKGLTPDQHVYTALICGYCSQGEIEKAQDLFEEMVDRGIKPGVLAFSVLNQKTLRERQYK, from the coding sequence ATGCTCCTGTGGCGCCGCAAATGCGTCGCCGAGTGCCGCAGGCACGCCCGGGCCCTGCCCGCGGCGCAACCATCCCCACCcgctcgccgctgccgccgccgcctctccgtGCTCGCCGCCTGGGCGCACCAGCCGGACGACGACGCCACCTCCAGCGGCGAGGAGAGGCCCAGCTGCGCTCCCCCCGGCGAGGTTTCCTGGAGAAGGGGCTGCGCTCCTGGCGAGATTGCCCGGAGGAGGAGCTCTGCTCCGAGCCTGAGCTCTGCCGGCGTCGTCAGGACTCTCCAGCGCCTGGAGAGGAAGCCTGCCATCGCGTTCGCCTACTTCAAGGACACCGAGAGCATCGGCTTTCGCCATGACCCTGCCACCTACGCCGAGATCATCCGCGTCCTGTCACACAAGGGCCAGGGGAGGATGCTGTTTTCCTTGTTCAGTGAGATCCTCTCGCCGgccgatggcggcggcggcggccctgAGATCGTGCCGCTCATGGATCAGCTCAGAAGTACGTGCACTACTTCGTATGCTCTCTTGTTTGCGACAGACTGCTTGATCACAACATGCACCACTTGTTGCAGTGCACAGGACACAATAGGGCTGTTTGGTGACCTCTGCAGGCTTGGAATCGTCCCGGCAGTCTGGACTTGCAACATACTTCTCAAATTTGCTGCTGAGGGCGGTGACTCGGAGGTTGTTGTATCGGCTTATGATCAAATCAAGGAATTTGGATTGACTTTGGATGCTCACGCATTAGTCCTTATCACTAGGTCTCTCTTTAGAGAAAAGAAGGCAGACAAAGCATTCCAAATGTGGGTTGAGATGATTGAAATGGGGGTGAAACCAGATGTAATTGCATACTCATCATTTATAACTGGTCTGTGTGATTGCGGAAAGGTTGATTTGGCTTATGCGATTCTGCAAGAGATCAACAGAGAGGGGATTCAAGTTGAGGACATGGCTTATAACATGGTAATGGATGGGCTATGCAAGGAAATGAGACTGCAGGAGGCTGAAATGCTCTTGGAGAACAAGACCAGACAAGGGTTCACACCAGATACATATGGTTATAGCTATCTCATTCGGAGTTATGGCAAAGCGGGCAACCTACTCAAGGTGTTGGACCATTATCAAGCCATGGTATCCCATGGTTTCGAAACAAACTGCCACATTGCGAGTTATCTTCTACAATGCTTTATGAAGTTAGGCATGACATCTCAAGTTACAGAGCATTTCCAGAAACTCAGAGATTCGGGACTCCATCTAGATGGCGTGCTGTATAATATTGCTATGGATGCTTATTGCAAGGATGGTAACATGGATGAGGCGGTTAAGCTACTGAGAGAAATGAAGGCTGAGGGTCTGACACCTGACAGATTTCACTATACATGCGTGATCAAGGGTTATTGCTTGAAGGGAGATGTACCAAATGCACGTCAAGCATTTGAAGTGATGCTGAAGGCCAATGTAAAGCCAGACGTAGTTACATATAACATATTGGCCAGTGGATTTTGCAAGAATGGTCTTGTTACAGAGGTGTTTGACCTTCTAGACCATATGGCGGATCGAGGGTTAGAGCCTAATTCACTCACTTATGGTATAATAATTGATGGGTTTTGCAGAAGTGGCAACCTTAGTGAAGCAGAGGTGTTATTTAATATAGTAGAAGAGAAAGGAATCGAACGCATCGAAGTATTGTACAGTTCAATGGTTTGTGGCTATTTGCATTCAGGCTGGACAGATCATGCTTACATGCTTTTTCTTAGGGTTGCTAAGCAAGGAAAATTTGTGGATCGTTTCGCATGTTCAAAGTTGATGAATGACCTTTGTAGGGATGGAAATGCCCAGGGAGCTTCAACAGTTTGCAGCATGATGTTAGAAAATAATGTTATTCCTGATGTAATTTCATATACTAAACTCATATCAGCCTATTGTCAGACAGGAGATATGCACAATGCTCTCTTATGGTTTCATGATATGGTTCAGCGAGGACTTTCTGTTGATGTTATTGTATACACTGTACTAATGAATGGTTACTGCAAGGTTGGCCAGATGGAAGAAGCTTGCAAATTGTTTGATCAGATGACAAGTTTAGGTATTAAGCCTGACGTAATTGCATATACCATGCTACTGGATGGTCACCTAAAAGAGTACCTGCAGCGGTGCTGGCAGGGCGTTAGTAAGGAGAGAAGGATCTATGTTCTTAGAACAAAGCAGAACAGATTGCTCAGCTCTATGAAAAAAATGGAAATCGAACCTGATGTACCCTTTTACACCGTATTGATAGATGGGTACTGCAAAGCCGGTGATTTTGAGAAAGCCCGGGGAGAATTTGATGAAGTGTTGCAGAAAGGGCTGACTCCTGATCAACATGTATACACAGCTCTGATATGTGGATATTGCAGCCAGGGCGAAATAGAGAAGGCACAAGATCTTTTTGAAGAAATGGTAGACAGGGGAATAAAACCAGGTGTACTGGCCTTTTCTGTATTAAATCAGAAAACCTTGAGGGAAAGGCAGTATAAGTGA